In Piliocolobus tephrosceles isolate RC106 chromosome 10, ASM277652v3, whole genome shotgun sequence, a single window of DNA contains:
- the HPD gene encoding 4-hydroxyphenylpyruvate dioxygenase — protein MGFEPLAYRGLETGSREVVSHVIKQGKIVFVLSSALNPWNKEMGDHLVKHGDGVKDITFEVEDCDYIVQKARERGAKIVREPWVEQDKFGKVKFAVLQTYGDTTHTLVEKMNYTGQFLPGYEAPVFMDPLLPKLPKCSLEIIDHIVGNQPDQEMVSASEWYLKNLQFHRFWSVDDTQVHTEYSSLRSIVVANYEESIKMPINEPAPGKKKSQIQEYVDYNGGAGVQHIALNTQDIITAVRTPFPF, from the exons ATGGGCTTTGAACCTCTAGCCTACAGGGGCCTGGAGACCGGTTCCCGGGAAGTGGTCAGCCATGTAATCAAACAAGGGAAG ATTGTGTTTGTCCTCTCCTCAGCGCTCAACCCCTGGAACAAAG AGATGGGCGATCACCTGGTGAAACACGGCGATGGAGTGAAGGACATCACGTTTGAGGTGGAAGATTGTGACTACATCGTGCAG AAAGCACGGGAACGGGGCGCCAAAATCGTGCGGGAGCCCTGGGTAGAGCAAGACAAGTTTGGGAAGGTGAAGTTTGCTGTGCTGCAGACG TATGGGGACACCACACACACCCTGGTGGAGAAGATGAACTACACCGGCCAATTCTTGCCTGGATATGAGGCCCCAGTGTTCATGGACCCCCTACTTCCTAAACT GCCCAAATGCAGTCTCGAGATTATTGACCACATTGTGGGAAACCAGCCTGATCAGGAGATGGTGTCCGCCTCCGAATG GTACCTGAAAAACCTGCAGTTCCACCGCTTCTGGTCTGTGGATGACACGCAGGTGCACACAGAATATAGCTCTCTGCGATCCATTGTGGTGGCCAACTATGAGGAGTCCATcaagatgcccatcaatgagccAGCGCCTGGCAAGAAGAAGTCCCAGATCCAG GAATATGTGGACTACAATGGGGGCGCTGGGGTCCAGCACATCGCCCTCAACACCCAAGACATCATCACAGCGGTTAGAACCCCCTTCCCCTTCTGA